The following proteins come from a genomic window of Streptomyces sp. GS7:
- a CDS encoding ABC transporter permease: protein MAITSTVAPAGSGPWQGAWQQLRRRASVKTSLVVIALFAITAAAAPLLSTLGGWSPEEFDKTAVDPYLGGQPIGPLGGISADHWLGVEPVTGRDLFARVVQGAQVSLLIAFTATAIVVVAGTAAGIAAGYFGGRTDAVLSRLMDLTMSFPSLIFMIAMMSVARDVNRIMLMTAVIGLFGWPGIARVVRGQTLSLKHREYVDAARVGGSGPWRILTRDVLPGVAGPVIAYTTLIIPGMIATEAALSYLGVGVRPPTPSWGQMIAESVAFYDTDPMYFVIPSTCLFLTVLAFTLLGDALRDVLDPRRSRT, encoded by the coding sequence ATGGCCATCACCTCCACCGTCGCCCCGGCGGGCAGCGGCCCCTGGCAGGGTGCCTGGCAGCAGCTGCGCCGACGCGCCTCCGTGAAGACCTCCCTCGTCGTGATCGCGCTCTTCGCGATCACGGCGGCGGCCGCCCCGCTGCTGAGCACTCTGGGCGGCTGGTCACCCGAGGAGTTCGACAAGACCGCGGTCGACCCCTACCTGGGCGGGCAGCCCATCGGCCCGCTCGGCGGAATCTCCGCCGACCACTGGCTCGGTGTCGAACCCGTCACCGGTCGCGATCTGTTCGCCCGGGTCGTGCAGGGCGCCCAGGTCTCACTGCTCATCGCCTTCACCGCCACCGCGATCGTCGTCGTCGCCGGCACGGCGGCCGGTATCGCGGCCGGCTACTTCGGCGGCCGCACCGACGCGGTGCTCTCCCGGCTGATGGACCTCACCATGTCCTTCCCGTCCCTCATCTTCATGATCGCGATGATGTCGGTGGCACGGGACGTCAACCGGATCATGCTGATGACCGCCGTGATCGGGCTCTTCGGCTGGCCCGGTATCGCCCGTGTGGTACGCGGCCAGACGCTCTCACTCAAGCACCGCGAGTACGTCGACGCCGCCCGCGTCGGCGGCTCCGGCCCCTGGCGGATCCTCACCCGTGATGTCCTCCCGGGCGTCGCCGGACCGGTCATCGCCTACACCACCCTGATCATCCCGGGGATGATCGCCACCGAGGCGGCTCTGAGTTATCTGGGCGTCGGCGTCCGCCCGCCCACTCCCTCCTGGGGTCAGATGATCGCCGAGAGCGTCGCCTTCTACGACACCGATCCCATGTACTTCGTCATCCCCAGCACCTGTCTCTTCCTCACCGTGCTCGCGTTCACGCTGCTCGGCGACGCGCTGCGG
- a CDS encoding ABC transporter substrate-binding protein, whose translation MNKSTSTALSTALAAALVLGAAGCSGERQAAGAHGRNLATANNGRVVGGAPHKGGTLTILSDQDFTHLDPARNWVVSGMDFGTRLLYRTLVSYKAAPGTAGGELVPDLATDLGTPSDDAKTWTFHLRTGIRYEDGTPVTARDIKYNVERSFSPDLPGGADYAARYLKDAAGYQGPADGKHLDSIKTPDDRTIVFELRRPFAEFPNATVMPTFAPVPEAKDTGPQYDNRPFSSGPYKVETYQRNKELVLVRNPHWDPKTDAIRKAYPDKLVMVMGLRANQIDDRMIAGQGADASTVPWSALRPESAGKVLPRADVRERLLAESTNCTDMVQMHTGRAPFNDVKVRQAVQYALDKEAVVTASGGPAFNDVSTAYMPAALFGGTQPDTLKIPTTGDADKARKLLEEAGKANGFTTTMTVSNGDKGRAEAIQQALAKAGIKVTIETVDPSAFYATIGDTTHRTDMVYTGWCPDYPSGSTFLPFVFDGRYIKEKGNSGNHSLFRDAPTMKRMDEIAAMTDARKATAAWRKLDGEILAKAPAVPVLVRRWPLVVGTNVAGAYGQTSFGGQLDYASVGLKDPAKSEG comes from the coding sequence ATGAACAAGAGCACTTCCACCGCCCTGTCCACCGCACTGGCGGCGGCCCTCGTCCTCGGCGCGGCCGGTTGCTCCGGCGAGCGGCAGGCGGCTGGCGCCCACGGAAGGAACCTCGCAACGGCCAACAACGGCCGGGTAGTTGGCGGGGCGCCGCACAAGGGCGGGACCCTCACCATCCTGTCCGACCAGGACTTCACCCACCTCGACCCGGCCCGCAACTGGGTGGTCAGCGGGATGGATTTCGGGACCCGGCTGCTCTACCGCACCCTGGTGTCGTACAAGGCGGCCCCCGGAACCGCCGGCGGCGAGCTGGTCCCCGACCTCGCAACCGACCTCGGCACGCCCTCGGACGACGCCAAGACGTGGACCTTCCACCTCAGAACAGGGATAAGGTACGAGGACGGGACGCCCGTCACCGCCCGGGACATCAAGTACAACGTGGAGCGGTCCTTCTCTCCGGACCTGCCCGGCGGCGCCGACTACGCGGCCCGCTACCTCAAGGACGCCGCGGGATATCAGGGCCCGGCCGACGGCAAGCACCTGGACTCCATCAAGACGCCGGATGACAGGACCATCGTCTTCGAACTGCGCAGGCCCTTCGCCGAGTTCCCCAACGCGACGGTGATGCCCACGTTCGCTCCGGTGCCGGAGGCGAAGGACACCGGGCCCCAGTACGACAACCGGCCGTTCTCCTCGGGCCCGTACAAGGTCGAGACGTACCAGCGCAACAAGGAGCTGGTCCTGGTCCGCAATCCCCACTGGGACCCCAAGACGGACGCGATACGCAAGGCGTACCCGGACAAGCTGGTCATGGTCATGGGGCTCAGGGCCAACCAGATCGACGACCGGATGATCGCCGGCCAGGGCGCGGACGCCTCCACCGTGCCGTGGTCCGCGCTCCGACCGGAGAGCGCGGGCAAGGTCCTGCCCAGAGCCGACGTCCGCGAGCGGCTGCTCGCCGAGTCGACCAACTGCACCGACATGGTGCAGATGCACACCGGGCGTGCGCCTTTCAACGATGTGAAGGTCCGTCAGGCCGTCCAGTACGCCCTCGACAAGGAGGCCGTGGTCACCGCCTCCGGCGGTCCCGCCTTCAACGACGTGTCCACCGCCTACATGCCCGCCGCGCTCTTCGGCGGTACCCAGCCCGACACTCTGAAGATCCCCACCACCGGGGACGCGGACAAGGCAAGGAAGTTGCTGGAAGAGGCCGGCAAGGCGAACGGTTTCACCACCACGATGACGGTCTCCAACGGTGACAAGGGGCGGGCCGAGGCGATCCAGCAGGCGCTCGCCAAGGCCGGCATCAAGGTCACCATAGAGACGGTCGACCCGTCCGCGTTCTACGCCACCATCGGCGACACCACCCACCGCACCGACATGGTCTACACCGGCTGGTGTCCCGACTACCCGTCCGGCTCCACCTTCCTGCCCTTCGTCTTCGACGGCCGCTACATCAAGGAGAAGGGCAACTCGGGCAACCACTCCCTCTTCCGCGACGCTCCGACCATGAAACGGATGGACGAGATCGCCGCCATGACCGATGCCAGGAAGGCGACCGCGGCCTGGCGGAAGCTGGACGGTGAGATCCTCGCCAAGGCCCCGGCGGTACCCGTCCTGGTACGGCGCTGGCCGCTGGTGGTGGGGACCAACGTCGCGGGCGCGTACGGGCAGACCTCCTTCGGCGGCCAGCTCGACTACGCCTCGGTCGGCCTCAAGGACCCCGCCAAGAGCGAAGGCTGA